A genomic stretch from Cellulomonas sp. KRMCY2 includes:
- the nagB gene encoding glucosamine-6-phosphate deaminase produces the protein MEVVINPSAQYLADLAAKAIDELLRSRGDAVLGLLSGSSPLAVYEALVRRHHETGLSFAGARGFLLDEYVGLPPNAPESNLAVINQQLVARVDFAPGAVRAPDGGAEDLVAACAQYERDIAAAGGIDLQLLGIGIDGHVAFNEPGSSLASRTRVKSLTEQTRRDDSRFLDEYDIDSVPKYMLTQGLGTIMEARHVVLLAFGQGKAEAVEHLVEGPVSALWPGSVLQYHPHLTVLIDDAAASRLQLADFYRHAWANKPSWQGL, from the coding sequence ATGGAGGTCGTGATCAACCCGTCCGCCCAGTACCTGGCGGACCTGGCGGCAAAGGCCATCGACGAGCTGCTGCGCAGTCGAGGCGATGCGGTGCTCGGGCTCCTGTCCGGGTCGAGCCCGCTCGCGGTGTACGAGGCCCTCGTCCGGCGACACCACGAGACGGGGCTGTCCTTCGCCGGAGCCCGAGGCTTCCTGCTCGACGAGTACGTCGGGCTCCCCCCCAACGCCCCTGAGTCGAACCTCGCGGTGATCAACCAGCAGCTCGTCGCGCGGGTCGACTTCGCACCTGGCGCGGTGCGGGCGCCCGACGGCGGCGCGGAGGACCTGGTCGCGGCCTGTGCGCAGTACGAGCGTGACATCGCCGCCGCGGGTGGGATCGACCTGCAGCTGCTCGGGATCGGCATCGACGGCCATGTGGCGTTCAACGAGCCCGGGTCGTCGCTGGCCTCGCGGACCCGGGTGAAGTCCCTCACCGAGCAGACCCGGCGGGACGACTCGCGGTTCCTCGACGAGTACGACATCGACTCGGTGCCCAAGTACATGCTCACCCAGGGCCTCGGCACGATCATGGAGGCGCGGCACGTCGTCCTGCTCGCGTTCGGGCAGGGCAAGGCCGAAGCGGTGGAGCACCTCGTCGAGGGTCCGGTCAGTGCGCTGTGGCCGGGCAGCGTGCTGCAGTACCACCCGCACCTGACGGTCCTGATCGACGACGCGGCAGCGAGCCGGCTCCAGCTCGCCGACTTCTACCGGCACGCGTGGGCGAACAAGCCCTCATGGCAGGGTCTGTGA
- a CDS encoding tRNA (cytidine(34)-2'-O)-methyltransferase produces the protein MLRVMFFEPRIAGNTGSAIRLSAATGAELHLVEPLGFDLSEPKLRRAGLDYHDLAHVVVHPDLEAAFTACPGARVLAFTTQATRRHTDISYRPDDVLLFGPEPTGLPDHVLAHPRITAQVRIPMLPDRRSLNLSNCAAIASYEAWRQLGFDGAV, from the coding sequence GTGCTGCGCGTGATGTTCTTCGAGCCTCGGATCGCCGGGAACACCGGAAGCGCGATCCGGCTCTCCGCCGCGACGGGGGCCGAGCTCCACCTGGTCGAGCCGCTCGGCTTCGACCTGTCCGAACCCAAGCTGCGCCGCGCGGGTCTCGACTACCACGACCTCGCGCACGTCGTCGTGCACCCGGACCTCGAGGCCGCGTTCACCGCGTGCCCCGGCGCACGCGTCCTCGCCTTCACGACGCAGGCGACACGGCGGCACACCGACATCTCCTACCGACCCGACGACGTGCTCCTCTTCGGCCCCGAGCCCACCGGTCTGCCCGACCACGTCCTGGCGCACCCCCGGATCACGGCCCAGGTCCGGATCCCGATGCTGCCGGACCGCCGGTCCCTCAACCTGTCGAACTGCGCAGCGATCGCGAGCTACGAGGCCTGGCGCCAGCTCGGCTTCGACGGCGCCGTCTGA
- a CDS encoding aldo/keto reductase, whose translation MTHSPWTAADDRYDTMTYRRTGRSGLDLPALSLGLWHNFGAGHSFENQRAILRRAVDLGITHIDLANNYGPPPGSAEETFGTVLAKDLRPYRDELVISSKAGYDMWPGPYGDGGSRKYLLSSLDQSLRRMGLDYVDIFYSHRPDPAVPIAETMGALHTAVTSGRALYAGISNYSPAQTRVAAQVLADLGTPLLIHQPSYSMFNRHIELVADGQQESLLDVVGDLGIGTIVFSPLSQGLLTSRYLTGEVPAGSRASVGRFLQAERISPTYLARARALQEIAAGRGQSLAQLALGWVLRDARVTSALVGASSVAQLEDNVAALAAGPLSDDELTAIEEYAVDGTAR comes from the coding sequence ATGACGCACTCACCCTGGACAGCGGCCGACGACCGCTACGACACCATGACCTACCGCCGGACCGGTCGCAGCGGCCTCGACCTGCCCGCCCTCTCGCTCGGCCTGTGGCACAACTTCGGTGCCGGCCACTCGTTCGAGAACCAGCGCGCCATCCTGCGCCGGGCCGTGGACCTGGGGATCACGCACATCGACCTGGCCAACAACTACGGGCCACCGCCCGGCTCGGCCGAGGAGACGTTCGGTACGGTCCTGGCCAAGGACCTGCGCCCGTACCGCGACGAGCTCGTGATCTCGTCCAAGGCCGGCTACGACATGTGGCCGGGCCCGTACGGCGACGGTGGCTCGCGCAAGTACCTGCTGAGCTCGCTGGACCAGTCCCTGCGGCGGATGGGGCTGGACTACGTCGACATCTTCTACTCCCACCGGCCCGACCCCGCCGTGCCGATCGCCGAGACGATGGGTGCGCTGCACACCGCGGTCACCAGCGGTCGGGCGCTGTACGCCGGGATCTCCAACTACTCCCCGGCGCAGACCCGGGTGGCGGCGCAGGTGCTGGCCGACCTCGGCACGCCGCTGCTGATCCATCAGCCGAGCTACTCGATGTTCAACCGCCACATCGAGCTGGTCGCCGACGGGCAGCAGGAGTCGCTGCTCGACGTCGTCGGTGACCTGGGCATCGGAACCATCGTCTTCTCACCGTTGTCCCAGGGCCTGCTCACCTCGCGCTACCTGACCGGCGAGGTGCCGGCCGGGTCACGCGCGTCCGTCGGGCGCTTCCTGCAGGCCGAGCGGATCTCCCCGACGTACCTGGCGCGCGCCCGGGCGCTGCAGGAGATCGCGGCCGGCCGCGGCCAGTCGCTCGCGCAGCTCGCGCTCGGCTGGGTGCTGCGCGATGCGCGGGTCACCTCGGCGCTGGTCGGTGCGAGCAGCGTCGCCCAGCTCGAGGACAACGTCGCCGCGCTCGCGGCCGGGCCGCTGTCCGACGACGAGCTCACGGCGATCGAGGAGTACGCGGTCGACGGCACGGCTCGATGA
- a CDS encoding SDR family oxidoreductase yields the protein MRTTVVTGSASGIGAALAQLLTSRGERVIGVDIHDADVVADLTTAEGRDALVAGVTELSGGHIDAVVANAGLAHPIPATIAVNYFGAIATLEGLRPLLAGSPAPRAVVTCSMASLMPNDPELVELCLAGDETGALARAAVLADGAETGGLIYGSSKAAVARWLRRNAATPAWAGAGIPINAIGPGIVVTPMTADLVDTEEKRAELRQVVPMPLNGFMGPEVPAALLAWLVSVENSHLCGQVVFVDGGSDVVIRGESTW from the coding sequence ATGCGCACGACTGTCGTCACGGGCTCGGCATCAGGGATCGGCGCAGCCCTCGCACAGCTGCTGACGTCACGCGGGGAGCGCGTGATCGGGGTGGACATCCACGACGCCGACGTCGTGGCGGACCTGACCACCGCCGAGGGGCGCGATGCCCTGGTCGCGGGTGTCACCGAGCTGTCCGGCGGGCACATCGACGCGGTCGTCGCGAACGCCGGCCTGGCCCACCCGATCCCCGCGACCATCGCGGTGAACTACTTCGGCGCGATCGCCACGCTCGAGGGCCTGCGGCCGCTCCTTGCCGGTTCGCCCGCGCCGCGCGCCGTGGTGACCTGCTCGATGGCCAGCCTGATGCCCAACGACCCGGAGCTCGTCGAGCTGTGCCTCGCGGGCGACGAGACGGGTGCGCTGGCCAGGGCCGCCGTGCTCGCCGATGGCGCGGAGACGGGCGGGCTGATCTACGGGAGCAGCAAGGCAGCGGTGGCGCGGTGGCTCCGCCGCAACGCGGCGACCCCGGCGTGGGCCGGCGCAGGCATCCCGATCAACGCGATCGGCCCCGGGATCGTCGTCACCCCGATGACCGCCGACCTGGTCGACACCGAGGAGAAGCGCGCGGAACTCCGGCAGGTGGTCCCCATGCCGCTCAACGGCTTCATGGGGCCGGAGGTGCCGGCGGCACTGCTGGCCTGGCTCGTCAGCGTGGAGAACTCGCACCTGTGCGGCCAGGTCGTCTTCGTCGACGGCGGCTCGGACGTCGTGATCCGCGGCGAGTCCACCTGGTGA
- a CDS encoding AEC family transporter yields the protein MGAIVTALGTMGAIVALGWVLGRRGTLGPAGPAVLARVVFTVATPCLLLVTVARADLHLLLSRSALVTALSTSAVVLIALVVLRGMWRRPAADVTVATLASSYVNAGNLGLPLAVYLLGDAVAVVPPLLYQLLILAPVAFTVLDARAVPPEPRTADDDDGAALPGPRRRSVRGALLARRVAGRTLRNPIIVGALSGLVLAALPWRLPEVVLGPFAMIGAAAAPLALLTFGMALAVPRTTDVQPVRRELVLVVLLRSVVHPVLAALIGTALGLTGELLLAVTAMAALPTAQNVLVYAMQYGRQQPLARDAGLVTTVLAVPVLLVITAVLA from the coding sequence ATGGGGGCCATCGTCACGGCACTCGGCACGATGGGCGCGATCGTCGCACTCGGCTGGGTCCTCGGTCGCCGTGGGACGCTCGGGCCGGCCGGTCCGGCGGTCCTGGCCAGGGTCGTGTTCACGGTGGCGACGCCCTGCCTCCTGCTCGTCACGGTCGCCCGTGCGGACCTGCACCTGCTGCTGTCCCGGTCGGCCCTCGTCACGGCGCTCAGCACGTCGGCGGTCGTGCTCATCGCGCTCGTCGTGCTGCGCGGGATGTGGCGGCGGCCCGCGGCGGACGTCACCGTGGCCACCCTCGCGTCGTCGTACGTCAACGCGGGCAACCTCGGCCTGCCGCTGGCGGTGTACCTGCTGGGCGATGCGGTCGCCGTCGTGCCGCCGCTGCTCTACCAGCTGCTGATCCTCGCGCCGGTCGCATTCACGGTGCTCGACGCACGCGCGGTCCCGCCAGAGCCACGGACGGCCGACGACGACGACGGTGCGGCACTGCCCGGACCTCGGCGCAGGTCCGTCCGCGGGGCGTTGCTCGCGCGGCGCGTCGCCGGCCGGACGCTGCGCAATCCGATCATCGTCGGGGCGCTGTCGGGTCTCGTGCTCGCGGCCCTGCCGTGGCGCCTGCCGGAGGTGGTCCTCGGACCGTTCGCCATGATCGGCGCCGCGGCGGCACCCCTCGCGCTGCTCACCTTCGGCATGGCGCTGGCCGTGCCGCGGACCACCGACGTCCAGCCGGTCCGCCGCGAGCTCGTGCTCGTCGTGCTGCTGCGATCGGTCGTCCACCCGGTCCTCGCCGCCCTGATCGGCACGGCCCTCGGCCTGACCGGCGAGCTCCTGCTGGCCGTGACCGCCATGGCGGCGCTGCCGACGGCGCAGAACGTCCTGGTCTACGCGATGCAGTACGGCCGGCAGCAGCCGCTCGCGCGCGACGCCGGTCTGGTCACGACGGTGCTCGCCGTCCCGGTCCTCCTGGTGATCACCGCCGTCCTGGCCTGA
- a CDS encoding MFS transporter has protein sequence MRGGSGQTRALFGSGPFRLYLTAQLLGGSGMWMLRMATDWLVLELTGSPAAVGVVVALQFLPLLVVGPLGGVIADRHDKRHLVLGAQTASVLVAVTLAALTLTGTVAVWHLYALAVALGLVAAIEMPARQVLVNEVVGDSLLRPAISLANAVSQGGGLAGPALAGLVIAEVGQGWAFGINALVGVAVIALIAAIRPGALRHVPTTGRARGQLREGFGYVTGRPHLLGVVALAGFMGALGLNGPVVLSTFAEEVWETGARGFGLYNTAGAVGAVVGAVLSARRGRLRVRTVVLGAALFGAAEVVAAAMPTEGAFLAMLVVVGAATLFFLTSAATYVQLAAEPSVRGRVMAIYSPALLGGHACGGLLQGWLAEQLGVRLGLAVTGSLALAATAAVALVLRPRSRPHPPDPRPGP, from the coding sequence GTGAGGGGCGGGTCGGGGCAGACTCGGGCGCTGTTCGGGAGCGGCCCCTTCCGGCTCTACCTGACCGCCCAGCTGCTCGGCGGCAGCGGCATGTGGATGCTGCGGATGGCGACGGACTGGCTCGTCCTCGAGCTCACGGGCAGCCCGGCCGCCGTCGGCGTCGTCGTCGCGCTGCAGTTCCTCCCCCTGCTGGTCGTCGGCCCGCTCGGCGGGGTGATCGCCGACCGGCACGACAAGCGCCACCTGGTCCTGGGGGCCCAGACCGCCTCGGTGCTCGTGGCGGTGACCCTGGCCGCGCTCACCCTGACCGGCACCGTCGCCGTCTGGCACCTCTACGCCCTGGCGGTGGCGCTCGGACTGGTCGCCGCGATCGAGATGCCGGCGCGCCAGGTGCTGGTCAACGAGGTCGTCGGGGACTCCCTGCTGCGCCCGGCGATCAGCCTGGCAAACGCCGTCAGCCAGGGCGGCGGCCTGGCGGGCCCGGCCCTGGCCGGCCTGGTGATCGCCGAGGTGGGTCAGGGCTGGGCCTTCGGCATCAACGCCCTGGTCGGCGTGGCGGTCATCGCCCTCATCGCCGCAATCCGCCCGGGCGCGCTCCGTCACGTCCCCACCACCGGCCGTGCCCGCGGTCAGCTGCGCGAGGGGTTCGGCTACGTGACAGGTCGACCGCACCTGCTGGGCGTCGTGGCCCTCGCAGGGTTCATGGGCGCGCTCGGGCTCAACGGCCCGGTCGTCCTGTCGACCTTCGCCGAGGAGGTCTGGGAGACCGGCGCACGCGGCTTCGGCCTGTACAACACGGCGGGAGCGGTCGGGGCCGTGGTCGGCGCCGTCCTGTCCGCACGTCGTGGCCGGCTCAGGGTCCGCACGGTCGTCCTGGGTGCCGCGCTGTTCGGCGCGGCCGAGGTCGTCGCCGCCGCGATGCCCACCGAGGGGGCCTTCCTGGCCATGCTCGTCGTCGTCGGGGCAGCCACGCTCTTTTTCCTGACCAGCGCCGCGACCTACGTGCAGCTGGCGGCCGAGCCGTCGGTCCGCGGCCGCGTGATGGCGATCTACTCCCCGGCGCTGCTCGGTGGGCACGCGTGCGGCGGGCTGCTCCAGGGGTGGCTGGCCGAACAGCTCGGCGTCCGGCTCGGCCTGGCAGTGACGGGCTCGCTCGCCCTGGCCGCGACCGCCGCCGTCGCGCTGGTCCTGCGGCCGCGGTCACGCCCGCACCCACCCGATCCGCGCCCGGGCCCCTGA
- a CDS encoding alpha-hydroxy acid oxidase, producing the protein MTDRQLPRWSELKPLLRGRPIELDPTTRRLERALSIADLRRAARHRTPRSVFDYTDGAADAEISLRRARSLFRRLELRPSVLRDVSVVDTTTTMLGRPASVPFAFAPTGFTRLMHHDGERAVVRAAQRHGIPYTLSTMGTTTIEDVAAAGPDARRWFQLYVWKDRSAGVDLMARAKAAGFEALMLTVDVPVAGARFRDVRNGFSIPPSLTVKTVLDAATHPAWWFNLLTTEPLTFASLSSWDGTVAELIDQLFDPSMTLADLEWLRASWDGPLIIKGIQTVEDARRVVDAGADVVVLSNHGGRQLDRAPVPLRLLPDVVDALEGRAEVWTDTGILNGTDIVAALALGADATMVGRAYLYGLMAGGERGVDRAAKILTAEVRRTMALLGVRTVTELGPQHVRLP; encoded by the coding sequence ATGACTGACCGACAGCTTCCCCGGTGGTCCGAGCTCAAGCCCCTGCTGCGGGGTCGGCCGATCGAGCTCGACCCGACCACACGTCGCCTCGAGCGAGCCTTGTCGATCGCCGACCTCCGCCGGGCGGCGCGGCACCGGACGCCACGCTCGGTCTTCGACTACACCGACGGTGCGGCCGATGCCGAGATCAGCCTGCGGCGGGCGCGGAGCCTGTTCCGCCGGCTCGAGCTGCGGCCCTCGGTCCTGCGCGACGTCTCGGTCGTCGACACCACGACGACGATGCTCGGGCGGCCGGCGAGCGTGCCGTTCGCCTTCGCCCCCACCGGCTTCACCCGGCTCATGCACCACGACGGCGAGCGGGCCGTCGTGCGCGCAGCGCAGCGCCACGGGATCCCGTACACGCTCTCGACCATGGGCACGACGACGATCGAGGACGTCGCCGCCGCCGGACCCGACGCGCGCAGGTGGTTCCAGCTCTACGTCTGGAAGGACCGCTCCGCCGGTGTGGACCTCATGGCCAGGGCCAAGGCAGCCGGGTTCGAGGCGCTCATGCTCACGGTCGACGTGCCGGTCGCCGGTGCGCGGTTCCGCGACGTCCGCAACGGCTTCTCGATCCCGCCGTCGCTGACGGTCAAGACCGTGCTCGACGCGGCGACCCACCCGGCCTGGTGGTTCAACCTGCTCACCACCGAGCCCCTGACCTTCGCCTCGCTGTCCTCCTGGGACGGCACCGTCGCCGAGCTCATCGACCAGCTGTTCGACCCGAGCATGACCCTCGCCGACCTGGAGTGGCTCCGGGCGAGCTGGGACGGGCCACTGATCATCAAGGGGATCCAGACGGTCGAGGACGCCCGTCGCGTGGTCGACGCCGGAGCCGACGTCGTGGTGCTGTCCAACCACGGTGGGCGGCAGCTCGACCGCGCCCCGGTGCCGCTGCGGCTGCTCCCCGACGTCGTCGACGCGCTCGAGGGCCGCGCCGAGGTGTGGACGGACACCGGCATCCTCAACGGGACCGACATCGTCGCCGCCCTGGCCCTCGGCGCCGACGCCACGATGGTGGGCCGCGCCTACCTCTACGGGCTCATGGCCGGTGGCGAACGGGGCGTCGACCGCGCCGCGAAGATCCTCACCGCCGAGGTCCGCCGCACGATGGCTCTGCTCGGCGTCCGCACCGTGACCGAGCTCGGTCCCCAGCACGTCCGCCTCCCCTGA
- a CDS encoding ABC transporter substrate-binding protein, translated as MKRSILKLAGLAAAAALTLTACSGADTAEAPDAADGTAEATEASSDEPVTLTVTWWGNDDRAARYEEALALFEAEHQNITIQPSFTDWPNYWPARATEAAGGSLPDVVQMDLSYLRQFGATGQLYDLDELLGAGIDVSGMAETLLPSGQIDGTTYAVPISTNAFAMFYNPAILASAGVEAPGEMQTWAEYNDFLRQVSEAGVTTADGNLVHGGADYTATFWIFIHWLNQQGKDVFTEDGQLAFTEDDLREWWNLTADLRADGVTFPADRATQLLPLGPFDSLETGSEMSWDNFIAGYLTNSGAESLEMMPIPSDDPGNLGLFLKPSMLYSIGANSEHPAEAALLIDFLVNDPAVAEVFGTSQGLRASSLQRDAVTLEGADAQVAAYEESIAEYLQESPPPPIQGFGTLETRFREISEEINYGSTSVDDAVSQWFSEAQQTIADNS; from the coding sequence ATGAAACGATCCATCCTCAAGCTGGCGGGACTGGCTGCTGCCGCCGCACTCACGCTGACGGCCTGCAGTGGCGCTGACACCGCCGAGGCCCCGGACGCCGCCGACGGCACGGCCGAGGCCACCGAGGCGAGCAGCGACGAACCCGTGACCCTCACCGTCACCTGGTGGGGCAACGACGACCGTGCCGCGCGGTACGAGGAAGCCCTGGCGCTCTTCGAGGCCGAGCACCAGAACATCACGATCCAGCCCTCCTTCACGGACTGGCCCAACTACTGGCCCGCGCGGGCCACCGAGGCCGCAGGCGGCAGCCTCCCCGACGTCGTGCAGATGGACCTGTCCTACCTGCGTCAGTTCGGTGCGACCGGTCAGCTGTACGACCTCGACGAGCTCCTCGGGGCCGGCATCGACGTCTCGGGCATGGCCGAGACGCTGCTGCCGTCCGGGCAGATCGACGGCACGACGTACGCCGTCCCGATCAGCACGAACGCCTTCGCGATGTTCTACAACCCGGCGATCCTCGCGTCCGCCGGGGTCGAGGCGCCCGGCGAGATGCAGACCTGGGCGGAGTACAACGACTTCCTCCGCCAGGTCAGCGAGGCGGGTGTCACCACCGCGGACGGCAACCTGGTCCACGGGGGCGCGGACTACACCGCCACGTTCTGGATCTTCATCCACTGGCTCAACCAGCAGGGCAAGGACGTCTTCACCGAGGACGGCCAGCTTGCGTTCACCGAGGACGACCTGCGCGAGTGGTGGAACCTGACGGCAGACCTGCGGGCCGACGGCGTCACGTTCCCGGCCGATCGTGCCACGCAGCTGCTCCCGCTGGGTCCGTTCGACTCCCTGGAGACCGGCTCCGAGATGAGCTGGGACAACTTCATCGCCGGCTACCTGACGAACTCCGGCGCCGAGTCCCTCGAGATGATGCCGATCCCGTCGGACGACCCGGGCAACCTCGGGCTGTTCCTCAAGCCCTCGATGCTCTACTCGATCGGAGCGAACTCCGAGCACCCCGCGGAGGCCGCACTGCTGATCGACTTCCTCGTGAACGACCCGGCCGTCGCCGAGGTCTTCGGCACCTCGCAGGGCCTGCGCGCCTCGAGCCTCCAGCGGGACGCGGTCACACTCGAGGGTGCCGACGCCCAGGTCGCGGCCTACGAGGAGTCCATCGCCGAGTACCTGCAGGAGTCCCCGCCGCCGCCCATCCAGGGCTTCGGCACCCTCGAGACCCGCTTCCGCGAGATCTCCGAGGAGATCAACTACGGCAGCACCAGTGTCGACGACGCCGTGAGCCAGTGGTTCAGCGAGGCTCAGCAGACCATCGCCGACAACAGCTGA
- a CDS encoding carbohydrate ABC transporter permease, with product MTPDKLFVDRIHSGDVQSPAGPTPARRRPRRGEARAGYAFLAPWLLGFFLLTAGPMVASLVLAFTDYDLFNAPTFVGIDNFTRLFADQRYLASLKVTGLYVLLGTPIKLASSLAVAMLLNNAFSAKGFYRSAFYLPSLVGASVSVAIVWKAMFIDGGIVDRIGQGFGLEAGGWVGDPGKTMPMFVLLTVWQFGAPMVIFLAGLKQVPAELYEAAAVDGAGPVRKFLAITLPMLSPVLFFNLLLETIHSFQIFASAFIISGGSGGPANSTLFYTLYLYIRGFADFKMGYASAMAWILVMVVGLVTLVFFKSSKLWVHYSGEEK from the coding sequence ATGACCCCCGACAAGCTCTTCGTCGACCGGATCCACAGCGGGGACGTCCAGTCCCCGGCGGGACCGACGCCCGCGCGGCGTCGGCCCCGCCGGGGCGAGGCCCGCGCCGGCTACGCCTTCCTCGCCCCCTGGCTGCTCGGCTTCTTCCTGCTGACCGCCGGGCCGATGGTGGCCTCCCTCGTGCTGGCCTTCACGGACTACGACCTGTTCAACGCGCCGACGTTCGTCGGCATCGACAACTTCACGCGCCTGTTCGCCGACCAGCGCTACCTCGCCTCGCTCAAGGTGACCGGCCTCTATGTGCTCCTCGGCACACCGATCAAGCTCGCCTCGTCCCTCGCCGTGGCGATGCTGCTCAACAACGCCTTCAGCGCCAAGGGCTTCTACCGTTCGGCCTTCTACCTGCCGTCCCTCGTCGGTGCGAGCGTCTCGGTCGCGATCGTCTGGAAGGCGATGTTCATCGACGGCGGGATCGTCGACCGGATCGGCCAGGGCTTCGGCCTCGAGGCCGGTGGCTGGGTCGGCGACCCGGGCAAGACCATGCCGATGTTCGTCCTGCTGACCGTCTGGCAGTTCGGCGCTCCGATGGTGATCTTCCTCGCCGGTCTCAAGCAGGTGCCCGCCGAGCTCTACGAGGCGGCGGCCGTCGACGGCGCAGGCCCGGTACGGAAGTTCCTCGCCATCACGCTTCCGATGCTCTCGCCGGTGCTCTTCTTCAACCTGCTCCTGGAGACGATCCACTCGTTCCAGATCTTCGCGTCGGCCTTCATCATCTCGGGCGGCTCGGGTGGCCCGGCCAACTCGACGCTCTTCTACACCCTCTACCTCTACATCCGCGGGTTCGCCGACTTCAAGATGGGCTACGCCTCCGCGATGGCCTGGATCCTGGTCATGGTCGTCGGCCTGGTCACGCTGGTGTTCTTCAAGTCCTCGAAGCTCTGGGTCCACTACAGCGGGGAAGAGAAGTGA
- a CDS encoding carbohydrate ABC transporter permease, producing MSAVSTPTTVSTNPPRRAPAKARPTGLRGRGPRRALVFHVLSLALLAVVLYPVIWMLVSSFRPTAEIIGNVSLFPDEVSFDNYARALSGIGGVSFWTFFKNSLILAVGSVVGITISGSLSAYALARIRFPGRNLWFGLMIATLLLPFHVVIIPQYIVYNSLGLVNSFWPLLLGKFLAAEAFFVFLMVQFMRNLPRELDEAARIDGAGHLRIYRSIMLPLMKPALVTSSIFAFIWSWNDFFGPLLFLKDPALYSLPIALRLYVDQTSTSDYGAQMAMAVLALVPVILFFIIFQRHLVEGVATQGLKG from the coding sequence GTGAGCGCCGTGAGCACGCCGACGACTGTGAGCACCAACCCGCCCCGGCGGGCGCCCGCGAAGGCACGCCCGACGGGGCTCCGGGGCCGAGGTCCGCGGCGTGCGCTGGTGTTCCACGTGCTGTCGCTCGCCCTGCTGGCGGTGGTGCTCTACCCGGTGATCTGGATGCTCGTGTCGTCCTTCCGGCCGACTGCCGAGATCATCGGCAACGTCAGCCTCTTCCCGGACGAGGTGTCCTTCGACAACTACGCCAGGGCCCTGAGCGGGATCGGCGGGGTGTCCTTCTGGACGTTCTTCAAGAACTCGCTCATCCTCGCGGTGGGCTCCGTGGTCGGGATCACGATCTCAGGCTCCCTGAGCGCGTACGCGCTGGCCCGGATCCGGTTCCCCGGTCGCAACCTGTGGTTCGGCCTGATGATCGCGACGCTCCTGCTGCCGTTCCACGTCGTGATCATCCCGCAGTACATCGTCTACAACAGCCTCGGCCTGGTGAACTCGTTCTGGCCGCTGCTGCTGGGCAAGTTCCTCGCCGCCGAGGCCTTCTTCGTGTTCCTCATGGTGCAGTTCATGCGCAACCTGCCGCGTGAGCTGGACGAGGCGGCTCGCATCGACGGCGCCGGTCACCTGCGGATCTACCGCTCGATCATGCTGCCGCTGATGAAGCCGGCGCTCGTGACGTCCTCGATCTTCGCCTTCATCTGGTCGTGGAACGACTTCTTCGGGCCGCTGCTCTTCCTCAAGGACCCGGCGCTGTACTCGTTGCCCATCGCGCTGCGGCTGTACGTCGACCAGACCAGCACGTCCGACTACGGCGCGCAGATGGCGATGGCCGTCCTGGCCCTGGTGCCGGTGATCCTGTTCTTCATCATCTTCCAGCGGCACCTCGTCGAAGGCGTCGCGACCCAGGGTCTGAAGGGCTGA